From a single Leopardus geoffroyi isolate Oge1 chromosome E1, O.geoffroyi_Oge1_pat1.0, whole genome shotgun sequence genomic region:
- the NKIRAS2 gene encoding NF-kappa-B inhibitor-interacting Ras-like protein 2: MGKSCKVVVCGQASVGKTSILEQLLYGNHVVGSEMIETQEDIYVGSIETDRGVREQVRFYDTRGLRDGAELPRHCFSCTDGYVLVYSTDSRESFQRVELLKKEIDKSKDKKEVTIVVLGNKCDLQEQRRVDPDVAQHWAKSEKVKLWEVSVADRRSLLEPFVYLASKMTQPQSKSAFPLSRKNKGSGSLDG; this comes from the exons ATGGGGAAGAGCTGCAAGGTGGTCGTGTGTGGTCAAGCATCTGTGGGCAAAACTTCAATCCTGGAGCAGCTTCTATATGGGAACCATGTAGTAG GTTCTGAGATGATTGAGACACAGGAAGACATCTACGTGGGCTCCATTGAGACCGACCGGGGGGTGCGGGAGCAGGTGCGTTTCTACGACACCCGGGGGCTCCGGGATGGGGCCGAGCTACCCCGGCACTGCTTCTCCTGCACTGACGGCTATGTCCTGGTCTACAGCACGGATAGCCGAGAGTCCTTTCAGCGTGTAGAGCTGCTCAAGAAGGAGATCGACAAATCCAAGGACAAGAAGGAG gtCACTATCGTGGTCCTTGGCAACAAGTGTGACCTACAGGAGCAGCGGCGTGTAGACCCAGACGTGGCTCAGCACTGGGCCAAGTCCGAGAAGGTGAAGCTGTGGGAGGTATCTGTGGCTGACCGCCGCTCTCTGCTGGAGCCCTTCGTCTACCTGGCCAGCAAGATGACCCAGCCCCAGAGCAAGTCTGCTTTCCCCCTCAGCCGCAAGAACAAGGGCAGCGGCTCCTTGGATGGCTGA